The Faecalibacter sp. LW9 genome has a segment encoding these proteins:
- a CDS encoding beta-ketoacyl-ACP synthase III yields MINAIITGVGHYVPERVVTNHDLAKVMDTNDEWIQERTGIVERRHIEPGSKISSTDLGVKAAEIALKDAGITAQDIDFILFATLSPDYYFPGNGVLVQKALGCKTIGAMDIRNQCSGFVYALSTADAFIKSGKYKNILVIGAEVHSFGLDMSDEGRGVSVIFGDGAGAVIVSATTEDRGIISTNMHSEGEYAEELAVLFPGTRLGWSDEVMKEGHGITKKELYPHMNGNYVFKHAVTRFPESIIEALTEAKLKPEDVDLFVPHQANLRISQFVQKQLGFPDEKVFNNIQKYGNTTAASIPIALSEAKAAGKIKQGDTVLMTAFGAGFTWGSVLIKW; encoded by the coding sequence ATGATAAACGCTATTATTACAGGTGTTGGACATTATGTTCCAGAGCGAGTGGTAACGAACCATGACTTAGCAAAAGTGATGGATACAAATGACGAATGGATTCAAGAACGTACAGGAATTGTCGAACGTAGACATATCGAACCAGGTTCTAAAATTTCATCAACAGATTTAGGAGTTAAAGCAGCAGAAATTGCCTTAAAAGATGCTGGAATCACAGCTCAAGATATCGATTTTATATTATTTGCAACATTATCTCCAGATTATTATTTTCCTGGGAATGGTGTATTAGTTCAAAAAGCATTGGGATGTAAAACGATAGGAGCTATGGACATTCGTAACCAATGTTCGGGATTTGTGTATGCTTTATCTACGGCAGATGCCTTTATAAAATCAGGAAAATATAAAAATATTTTAGTCATTGGAGCAGAAGTGCATTCCTTTGGATTAGACATGTCCGATGAAGGTCGTGGTGTTTCGGTTATTTTTGGTGATGGAGCAGGAGCAGTTATCGTTTCAGCGACTACGGAAGATCGTGGAATCATTTCAACAAACATGCATTCAGAGGGAGAATATGCGGAAGAACTTGCTGTATTATTCCCAGGTACACGTTTAGGTTGGTCGGATGAAGTTATGAAAGAAGGTCACGGAATTACAAAGAAAGAGCTCTATCCCCACATGAATGGAAATTATGTTTTCAAACATGCTGTGACTCGTTTTCCAGAATCAATTATTGAAGCATTAACTGAAGCGAAATTAAAGCCTGAAGATGTTGATTTATTTGTTCCACATCAGGCGAACTTAAGAATTTCGCAATTCGTGCAAAAACAATTGGGATTTCCAGATGAAAAAGTGTTCAATAACATTCAGAAATACGGGAATACTACAGCCGCATCTATTCCAATTGCATTAAGTGAAGCGAAAGCTGCAGGAAAAATAAAACAAGGTGATACCGTTTTAATGACAGCATTTGGTGCTGGATTTACTTGGGGATCTGTATTAATTAAATGGTAA
- a CDS encoding RagB/SusD family nutrient uptake outer membrane protein produces the protein MGWPLVLALNLEAAVAPSSVQQIYDQIHVDIEKSSALMVEVRQTLGINYRFSKQALEAFKARIYLYQQNWEEALANANQALNISDELVDLNAASSLPNHYTSVEGIMALDNNFNSALKYMATASPEWIESYDQVTDLRFNVYFESSWDGYKILKRGSLNCRISFRVSELYLIKAEALLKLNQLAEAKAILKPFLAKRYTAEGFETIQVSIETMNDSALWISF, from the coding sequence GTGGGGTGGCCGTTAGTTTTAGCATTAAATTTAGAAGCAGCAGTTGCTCCATCGAGCGTGCAACAGATTTACGATCAAATTCATGTTGATATTGAAAAATCTTCAGCTTTAATGGTTGAGGTGCGCCAAACGTTAGGCATCAATTATCGATTCTCGAAACAAGCACTTGAGGCTTTTAAAGCGCGAATTTATTTATACCAGCAAAATTGGGAAGAGGCATTAGCCAATGCAAATCAAGCTTTAAACATTTCCGATGAACTAGTAGATTTAAATGCAGCATCTTCTTTACCAAACCATTATACTTCAGTGGAAGGAATTATGGCATTGGATAATAATTTCAATAGTGCATTAAAATATATGGCTACAGCTTCTCCTGAATGGATTGAAAGCTATGATCAAGTTACGGATTTACGATTCAATGTATATTTCGAGAGCAGTTGGGATGGCTATAAAATCTTAAAAAGAGGAAGTTTAAATTGCCGAATATCTTTCAGAGTCAGTGAATTGTATTTGATTAAAGCAGAAGCATTATTGAAATTAAATCAATTAGCGGAAGCCAAAGCAATCTTAAAACCATTTTTAGCTAAACGTTATACAGCTGAAGGATTTGAAACAATTCAAGTTTCAATCGAAACAATGAACGATTCTGCGTTATGGATTTCATTTTAG
- a CDS encoding DMT family transporter, whose protein sequence is MLSKVQLRLQFLVLLWGFTGLFGKLVTISSLPMVWFRMSTAAIAIFIYIQCTKKSIRIQKKYIIQLLAIGGIVGLHWFTFYQSIKVSNVAIALSTLSLGALFTSIIEPIIFRRKVVVSEIVLSLIVSACIVWIFQASPEYKLGIIYGVICSFLSALFSVLNSTYKDKVSSSSITFYEMVGGFLTINLIMFGLDTNLFQEVVHVGWSNFMWLVLLGVVFTAFAQIEAVNLFKYFTPYTILLNVNLEPVYGIILASIVFGESEKMHPEFYIATAIMILSIIANGIIKSRINKTSK, encoded by the coding sequence ATGCTTTCTAAAGTCCAGCTCCGACTTCAATTTTTAGTATTATTATGGGGTTTTACAGGATTATTTGGTAAACTTGTTACCATTTCTTCGTTACCTATGGTATGGTTTAGAATGTCAACTGCAGCAATCGCTATTTTTATCTATATCCAATGCACTAAAAAAAGTATTAGAATACAAAAGAAATATATTATTCAATTATTAGCGATTGGAGGAATTGTAGGATTGCACTGGTTTACATTTTATCAATCGATTAAAGTATCCAATGTAGCCATCGCCTTAAGTACACTTTCATTAGGAGCTTTATTTACTTCCATCATCGAACCAATTATATTTCGACGTAAAGTTGTCGTTTCAGAAATTGTGCTTTCCTTGATTGTTTCTGCATGTATTGTATGGATATTTCAAGCCTCACCAGAATATAAATTGGGAATCATATATGGTGTTATTTGTAGTTTTCTATCGGCTTTATTTTCTGTCCTAAATTCTACTTACAAGGATAAGGTCAGCTCTTCAAGCATTACATTTTATGAAATGGTTGGTGGTTTTCTAACTATAAATCTCATCATGTTTGGATTAGACACGAATTTGTTTCAAGAAGTTGTGCATGTAGGATGGAGTAACTTTATGTGGCTGGTTCTTTTAGGTGTTGTTTTTACAGCTTTTGCTCAAATAGAAGCAGTTAATCTTTTTAAATATTTTACACCTTATACGATATTACTGAATGTTAATTTAGAACCTGTATATGGGATAATTTTAGCAAGCATTGTATTTGGTGAATCAGAGAAAATGCATCCTGAATTTTACATTGCTACAGCCATTATGATTCTTTCCATTATTGCCAATGGTATAATCAAAAGTCGAATCAATAAGACGTCTAAATAA
- a CDS encoding LytTR family DNA-binding domain-containing protein, with amino-acid sequence MRIAIVEDELLAVKYLEHLLHQQQIVAIDGIHILRSNEEAIQFFMKEHVDLIFMDIHLGDGKSLEIFEAVEIISPIIFVTTFDEYAIKVFKHFTIDYILKPYEEEELYRALNKYQSIQASYSNSSALNSLVTLENNLKTEKINKLVVTNGQKIIVLNEEEIAYFFASGKHLFVKTTDGRTFIYDDTLKEMSFKLNTNRFFKINRKYFVNRHSIQEIIKHSSQKVEIHLIPEPEIKSEILISKPQI; translated from the coding sequence ATGAGAATTGCGATAGTAGAAGACGAGTTATTAGCAGTAAAATATTTGGAACATTTGCTACACCAGCAGCAAATTGTTGCGATTGATGGGATACATATTTTACGTTCTAATGAAGAAGCGATTCAATTTTTCATGAAAGAACACGTGGATTTAATTTTTATGGATATCCATTTAGGCGATGGAAAAAGCTTAGAAATTTTTGAAGCGGTAGAAATCATATCTCCTATTATTTTTGTGACGACATTTGATGAATACGCGATTAAAGTGTTCAAACATTTTACAATTGATTATATCCTAAAACCTTATGAGGAAGAAGAATTGTACCGTGCATTGAATAAATACCAAAGCATCCAAGCTTCATATTCCAACTCATCAGCTCTGAATTCCTTGGTAACCCTTGAGAATAACTTAAAAACTGAGAAAATTAATAAGTTAGTAGTGACAAATGGACAAAAAATTATTGTTTTAAATGAAGAGGAAATAGCCTATTTCTTTGCATCAGGGAAACATCTATTTGTCAAAACAACGGATGGTCGTACATTTATCTACGATGATACTTTAAAAGAAATGAGTTTTAAACTCAATACCAATCGATTCTTTAAAATCAATCGAAAATACTTTGTGAATCGCCATTCGATTCAAGAAATTATTAAACATTCCAGTCAAAAAGTAGAAATTCATTTGATTCCTGAACCTGAAATAAAATCAGAAATATTAATCAGTAAACCTCAAATTTGA
- the lpdA gene encoding dihydrolipoyl dehydrogenase, whose translation MSSYDVAVIGAGPGGYVAAIRCAQLGFKTAIIEKNKLGGTCLNVGCIPSKALLDSSHHYHDAVKHFAEHGIEVEAPKVNFGQMIARKQGVIDQTVAGIKFLMDKNKIDVLEGTGAFKDATHIVVTAADGTTQEIEAKNTIIATGSVSSELPFAPTDGKRIITSTEALELPEVPKHLIVIGGGVIGLELGSVYLRLGSEVTVVEYADRVIPGMDGALSKELTKILKKQGMKFHTSTGVTSVTNNGDNVTLTATSKKGEELTIEGDYALVAVGRRAFTGSLGLENVGIEVDERGRIKTNGHLQTNVANIYAIGDVVAGAMLAHKAEEEGTLVAEYLAGQKPHINYNLIPGVVYTWPEVAGVGQTEEQLKEAGIEYKSGSFKFAALGRARASMDTDGFVKVLADKNTDEILGMHIIGARAADLIAEGVTAMEFRASAEDITRMSHAHPTFSEAIKEAALAATGNRAIHA comes from the coding sequence ATGAGTTCTTATGATGTTGCCGTAATCGGTGCTGGACCTGGTGGATATGTTGCAGCTATTCGTTGCGCACAGTTAGGATTTAAAACTGCGATCATCGAAAAAAATAAATTAGGTGGTACATGTTTAAATGTTGGTTGTATTCCATCAAAAGCTTTATTAGATTCTTCTCATCATTATCATGATGCAGTAAAGCATTTTGCTGAACACGGAATTGAAGTTGAAGCTCCTAAAGTTAATTTTGGACAAATGATTGCTCGTAAGCAAGGTGTTATCGATCAAACTGTTGCGGGAATCAAATTCTTAATGGATAAAAACAAAATTGACGTTTTAGAAGGAACAGGTGCATTTAAAGATGCAACTCATATTGTTGTTACAGCTGCTGACGGTACGACTCAAGAAATTGAAGCGAAAAATACGATTATCGCAACAGGATCTGTTTCATCTGAATTACCTTTCGCTCCAACAGACGGTAAAAGAATTATCACCTCTACAGAAGCGTTAGAATTACCAGAAGTTCCTAAACACTTAATCGTAATCGGTGGTGGTGTAATTGGATTAGAGTTAGGATCTGTTTATTTACGTTTAGGTTCAGAAGTTACTGTTGTGGAGTACGCTGACCGTGTTATTCCAGGAATGGACGGTGCTTTATCTAAAGAGTTAACTAAAATCTTAAAGAAACAAGGTATGAAGTTCCACACTTCAACGGGAGTTACTTCTGTAACAAACAATGGAGATAATGTAACTTTAACTGCTACATCTAAAAAAGGTGAAGAGTTAACAATCGAAGGAGATTACGCATTAGTTGCTGTAGGTCGTCGTGCGTTTACAGGTTCTTTAGGTTTAGAAAATGTAGGAATCGAAGTAGACGAAAGAGGTCGTATCAAAACAAACGGTCACTTACAAACAAATGTGGCAAACATTTACGCTATTGGTGACGTTGTTGCTGGTGCAATGTTAGCACACAAAGCGGAGGAAGAAGGTACTTTAGTTGCTGAATACTTAGCAGGTCAAAAACCTCACATCAACTATAACTTAATCCCTGGTGTTGTTTATACTTGGCCAGAGGTTGCAGGAGTTGGACAAACAGAAGAGCAATTAAAAGAAGCTGGAATTGAATACAAATCTGGATCTTTCAAATTTGCTGCTTTAGGACGTGCTCGTGCTTCTATGGATACTGATGGTTTTGTTAAAGTATTAGCTGATAAAAATACAGACGAAATCTTAGGAATGCACATCATCGGTGCTCGTGCTGCTGACTTAATCGCTGAAGGAGTTACAGCAATGGAATTCCGCGCGTCTGCAGAAGATATCACTAGAATGTCTCACGCTCACCCAACGTTCTCAGAAGCAATTAAAGAAGCTGCTTTAGCTGCTACAGGAAACCGTGCAATTCACGCTTAA
- a CDS encoding RagB/SusD family nutrient uptake outer membrane protein codes for MDFILEERNREFALEGHRWFDLRRANQKQIIHMISGNEYILQPNDVRYTIEIPQQAKLNNPSL; via the coding sequence ATGGATTTCATTTTAGAGGAACGAAATCGCGAATTTGCTTTAGAAGGGCATCGTTGGTTTGATTTAAGAAGAGCCAATCAAAAACAAATTATTCATATGATCAGTGGGAACGAATATATTCTACAACCGAATGATGTTCGTTATACCATCGAGATTCCACAACAAGCGAAATTAAATAACCCAAGTCTGTAA
- a CDS encoding TerC family protein encodes MDFTIFLQPDALVALFTLTMLEIVLGIDNIVFISILAGKLPQHLQKKAQQLGLFLAMFTRVILLFSLSWVMSLTTPLFNLGSLVGISDPDWLEKLAISGRDLILLIGGLFLIYKSTVEIHHKIEGVVEEEGKIKVHSFAGTIVQILILDIVFSLDSVITAVGMADQIEVMIAAVVIAVAVMMLSASTVSKFVNDHPTVKMLALSFLLLIGVSLLAEGFDQHISKGYIYFAMGFSVLVEFLNLKMKKNHSNPGIVRNIVGDADEQNKNL; translated from the coding sequence ATGGATTTTACAATTTTTTTACAACCCGATGCATTGGTTGCATTATTTACCTTAACAATGTTAGAGATTGTATTAGGCATTGATAATATTGTGTTTATATCAATTTTAGCTGGTAAACTACCTCAACATCTGCAAAAGAAAGCTCAACAATTAGGACTTTTCTTAGCCATGTTTACTCGTGTCATTTTATTATTTTCATTAAGTTGGGTAATGAGTCTTACCACTCCACTGTTCAATTTAGGAAGTTTAGTGGGGATTTCAGATCCGGATTGGTTGGAAAAATTAGCCATTTCTGGTCGTGATTTAATTTTATTAATTGGTGGACTTTTCTTAATTTATAAATCAACCGTTGAAATTCATCATAAGATTGAAGGCGTTGTAGAAGAAGAAGGAAAAATTAAAGTGCATTCTTTCGCTGGAACCATTGTACAAATTCTAATTTTAGATATAGTGTTTTCATTGGATTCAGTAATCACAGCAGTAGGAATGGCCGACCAAATTGAAGTAATGATTGCTGCCGTAGTGATTGCTGTTGCAGTTATGATGTTATCTGCTTCTACAGTTTCAAAATTTGTAAACGATCACCCAACCGTGAAAATGTTAGCACTATCGTTTTTATTACTTATCGGAGTCTCATTATTAGCGGAAGGATTTGACCAACACATTTCAAAAGGATACATTTACTTTGCTATGGGATTCTCTGTTTTGGTGGAATTCTTAAATCTTAAGATGAAGAAGAATCATAGTAATCCAGGAATAGTACGAAACATTGTTGGAGATGCGGATGAACAGAATAAAAATTTATAA
- a CDS encoding tetratricopeptide repeat protein, which produces MRKFNQHIVILFLLISSSSFACLNGLEYQLSTGTTVYIDHANAVPYGHEFWVNEPATEIRKLDSLYQAKPHVDYLNEKGLVYIISKDYQKAIDLYLEIEKKTPGLYATASNLGTAYELLGDNVNALKWIEKAIEINPNSHHHSEWIHVNILKIKLGQMPLSSTNLIGVDFGKEDRPVTKLSPKALEELSEQLYFQLNERRSFVGPKDEIVSQLLFDYGNLMLLRNLNQEAKEVYEIAIKYGFDPSFVNLRMLQLNGSNEQNEASLFTKIKNNWDTILISILSMITFLLIYGRKERKKRNR; this is translated from the coding sequence ATGCGAAAATTTAATCAACATATAGTTATTCTTTTTCTTCTTATTTCAAGTTCTTCTTTTGCTTGTTTAAATGGATTAGAATATCAACTCTCGACTGGGACGACAGTTTACATCGATCACGCTAATGCTGTGCCTTATGGTCACGAATTTTGGGTGAATGAACCTGCAACAGAAATTCGAAAATTGGACAGTTTATATCAAGCCAAACCTCATGTAGATTACTTGAACGAAAAAGGGTTGGTATACATCATTTCGAAGGATTATCAAAAAGCGATTGATTTATATTTAGAAATCGAAAAAAAGACGCCAGGTTTATATGCGACAGCTTCTAATTTAGGTACAGCTTATGAATTATTAGGCGACAACGTAAATGCGCTAAAATGGATCGAGAAAGCGATTGAAATCAATCCTAATTCTCATCATCATTCGGAATGGATTCACGTGAATATCTTAAAAATTAAGTTAGGGCAAATGCCTTTATCGTCAACAAATTTAATTGGTGTTGATTTTGGAAAAGAGGATCGTCCTGTAACGAAATTATCGCCAAAAGCGTTGGAAGAGTTATCGGAACAACTTTATTTTCAATTGAATGAAAGGCGCTCTTTTGTGGGACCAAAAGATGAAATTGTCTCACAATTGTTATTTGATTATGGTAATTTAATGCTTTTAAGAAACTTGAATCAAGAGGCTAAAGAAGTCTACGAAATCGCCATAAAATATGGATTTGATCCCTCTTTCGTCAACTTAAGGATGCTTCAACTTAACGGCAGCAACGAGCAAAATGAAGCATCGTTATTCACTAAAATCAAAAATAATTGGGATACGATTTTAATCTCAATCCTTTCGATGATCACTTTTTTATTGATTTATGGAAGGAAAGAGCGAAAAAAAAGAAATCGTTAA